A stretch of DNA from Noviherbaspirillum sedimenti:
GATGTCGACGAAGCCCCGCACGACGGCGAAACACCTGAAGCGACCGCCCTGCGCCTGGCAGTCGACAAGGCGCAAGCGGTGGCCAGGCAAAATCCCGGCTGCCTGGTGATCGGCTCGGACCAGGTCGCCACCCTGGATGGCGCGCAGATCGGCAAACCAGGCTCCCATGAAAACGCCCTGCGGCAATTGCAAACCATGCGCGGTCGGCGGGTCGTGTTCCACACCGCCCTGTGCCTGTGGGACGGCCGCGCAACGGACGAGCAGAAAGCCGCCCAACTGGAATGCGTCCCCACTTTCGTTACCTTCCGTGACTTGCCGGATGCCGAACTGGACGCCTACCTGCGCATCGAGCAACCCTACGATTGCGCCGGCAGCGCCAAGAACGAAGGCCTGGGCATCGCCCTGCTGGAAAAGATCGAGAGCAGCGATCCGACCGCGCTGACCGGCCTGCCGCTGATCACCCTGACCACCATGCTGCGCCGCGCCGGCGTGCTTTTTTTCCGTAACTGACCATGGCAGGCACCCTTTACCTGATTCCCAACACGCTGGGCCCCTGCGAAGCGGGCACCGCCGATCCATTGGCATCGCTGATCCCGACCGAGGTGCAGGCCCTCACCGCCCGGCTGGATTGCTTCATCGCCGAAAACGCCAAGACCA
This window harbors:
- a CDS encoding Maf-like protein, with product MTNSPQTVPLPRLILGSSSRYRQELLARLGLPFEVCKPDVDEAPHDGETPEATALRLAVDKAQAVARQNPGCLVIGSDQVATLDGAQIGKPGSHENALRQLQTMRGRRVVFHTALCLWDGRATDEQKAAQLECVPTFVTFRDLPDAELDAYLRIEQPYDCAGSAKNEGLGIALLEKIESSDPTALTGLPLITLTTMLRRAGVLFFRN